Proteins encoded by one window of Pseudochaenichthys georgianus chromosome 9, fPseGeo1.2, whole genome shotgun sequence:
- the tmem175 gene encoding endosomal/lysosomal proton channel TMEM175, with protein sequence MGENDNSEIIEQHVEEEIEKKGTRSRTASSSFPGSVTPSDRESHSGTQSSHRLLAYSDALISIIATVMILPVAHTKLQDNDEELRQSVQLLLSTKIAVYLMTFLIVTVAWAAHIRLFQVIVRIDDCLALLNLACMMLITFLPYTFSLMATFPENILGILLFCGCVMVMGVIQSVIVVYAFSRPFLLNEQIQISENITVYKHHILKVIMRVPLMCFLASIFSFILFQISYVLLAIVIFLPYISRSLKWCRSKAIGQVEETPDSILFYNFLPEEPLSKDRVEAFSDGVYAIVATLLILDICEDNVPDPTVVQKQFGGSLIAALQDYGPEYLAYFGSFATVGLLWFVHHSLFLHVTKATRFMSMLNTFSLAFVGGLPLAYQLTHEFPHNSRNELEAIQISCVIIFFAGIFQLAIWVVALYNEQETLHPYVRYGGREHVFMLAKLSLYPCVALGTFFLTCILSKFSASIFHLMEITVPFAFLVLRLLVRGGLAMLRLIFCPDRPDQGSVVEEEDDETRVPFNALVT encoded by the exons ATGGGGGAAAACGACAACAGCGAGATAATAGAGCAACATGTCGAGGAGGAGATTGAGAAGAAAGGCACGAGGAGCCGCACAGCCTCCTCCAGCTTCCCGGGCAGCGTCACTCCGTCCGACAGAGAGAGCCACAGCGGCACCCAGTCCTCCCACAGACTGCTGGCCTACAGCGACGCGCTCATCTCCATCATCGCCACCGTCATG ATCTTACCTGTTGCACATACAAAGTTGCAAGATAATGACGAG GAGCTGAGGCAGAGTGTTCAGCTTCTGCTGTCAACAAAGATAGCTGTTTACTTAATGACATTCCTCATCGTGACTGTTGCATGGGCTGCTCATATCAG ATTGTTTCAAGTAATTGTACGCATCGATGATTGCCTTGCACTGCTGAACCTT GCCTGCATGATGCTGATAACCTTTCTACCGTACACA TTCTCTCTGATGGCCACCTTCCCTGAGAACATCCTCGGGATTTTACTCTTTTGTGGTTGTGTGATGGTGATGGGTGTCATACAG TCGGTGATCGTGGTGTACGCCTTCAGCCGCCCCTTCCTGTTGAACGAGCAGATTCAGATCTCAGAGAACATAACCGTCTACAAACATCACATCCTCAAAGTCATCATGCGGGTTCCCCTCATGTGCTTCCTCGCCAGCATCTTCTCCTTCATCCTCTTCCAGATC TCCTACGTGCTCTTGGCAATTGTCATCTTCCTGCCGTACATCTCTAGGTCTTTGAAGTGGTGTCGCAGCAAAGCAATTG GTCAGGTGGAGGAGACTCCAGACTCCATTTTGTTTTACAACTTCCTGCCTGAGGAGCCCCTCAGCAAGGATCGAGTGGAGGCGTTCAGCGATGGAGTTTACGCCATCGTAGCAACGCTTCTCATCCTAGACATATG CGAGGACAATGTTCCAGACCCGACTGTGGTGCAGAAACAGTTTGGCGGGAGCCTGATAGCAGCTCTGCAGGACTACGGCCCAGAGTACCTCGCCTACTTTGGTTCTTTCGCCACCGTCGGCCTCCTCTGGTTTGTGCACCACTCGCTCTTCCTCCATGTAACCAAGGCAACGCGCTTCATGAGCATGCTCAACACTTTCTCGCTGGCCTTTGTCGGAGGATTGCCTTTAGCCTACCAGCTAACGCATGAATTCCCACACAACTCTCGCAATGAACTAGAAGCCATTCAGATCAGCTGCGTGATCATTTTCTTTGCTGGTATATTTCAGCTCGCTATTTGGGTGGTCGCTCTTTACAACGAACAAGAAACTCTGCACCCTTACGTACGATATGGCGGACGCGAGCATGTGTTTATGCTAGCTAAGCTATCTCTGTACCCCTGCGTAGCTCTTGGGACGTTTTTCCTTACTTGTATTCTGAGTAAATTTAGTGCCTCGATTTTCCACCTGATGGAGATTACGGTGCCCTTTGCTTTTCTTGTTCTAAGGCTGTTGGTGCGCGGTGGGCTAGCAATGCTACGGCTAATTTTCTGTCCTGACAGGCCCGACCAGGGAAGTGTTGTAGAAGAGGAAGATGACGAGACAAGAGTGCCATTCAATGCTTTAGTAACCTAG